A section of the Ensifer adhaerens genome encodes:
- a CDS encoding sigma-70 family RNA polymerase sigma factor, giving the protein MGTFLPLSLCLGVSVILRVRSPCGSPLFNNFEPVIRGSNRSVKRRMYGSSTDIDEMPGHGTPPKRHAIVSLIENRQAPTPEELIDLMRAVSRERDRLAFALVFQHFGPRLKTYFLRLTVSSDMAEDLMQETMLNVWRKSSYFDPARAGVATWIFTIARNIRIDHLRRRRDPSSLPPDPQEMPASVEEHVIGAERDERVRRALAALSAEQQTIIRLSYFSEKSQSDIAAELGIPLGTVKSRTRLAINRLRTLLEDQT; this is encoded by the coding sequence TTGGGAACCTTCCTGCCGCTGTCGCTTTGTCTCGGAGTTTCTGTAATTCTACGAGTGCGGAGCCCCTGCGGATCACCATTGTTCAATAATTTCGAACCGGTGATCCGCGGAAGCAACCGCAGCGTAAAAAGGCGCATGTATGGTAGCTCGACCGACATCGACGAAATGCCTGGTCATGGCACGCCACCAAAGCGGCATGCCATCGTGAGCCTCATTGAAAACCGGCAGGCGCCGACCCCGGAAGAGCTGATCGACCTCATGCGGGCGGTCTCGCGCGAGCGAGACCGGCTGGCCTTTGCGCTGGTCTTTCAGCACTTTGGGCCGCGATTGAAGACATACTTCCTACGGCTGACCGTGTCATCGGATATGGCCGAGGACCTCATGCAGGAAACGATGTTGAATGTCTGGCGCAAGTCCTCCTATTTCGACCCCGCGCGCGCCGGCGTAGCGACGTGGATCTTTACGATCGCCCGCAATATTCGCATCGATCATCTGCGCCGCCGGCGCGATCCGTCGAGCCTACCACCCGATCCGCAGGAGATGCCTGCTTCCGTCGAAGAGCACGTCATTGGCGCCGAGCGCGATGAGCGGGTCCGTCGCGCGCTTGCCGCACTCTCCGCTGAACAACAGACGATCATCCGCCTTTCCTATTTCAGCGAGAAGTCGCAGAGCGACATAGCCGCGGAACTGGGCATTCCGCTCGGCACCGTGAAATCGAGAACACGCCTGGCGATCAACCGCCTCCGCACGCTTTTGGAAGACCAGACATGA
- a CDS encoding NAD(P)/FAD-dependent oxidoreductase yields the protein MRHISRSGRPLKVAVVGTGIAGLSAAWLLSQRHEVTVFEADDRIGGHCHTVDADSAAVDTGFIVYNELTYPNLAALFRHLEVPTKASDMSFAVSMDDGLLEYSGSSLAGLFAQRSNLASPRFWSMLRDLVRFYREAPEGVRSLDPSASLDDYLNGAGFGTAFREDHLYPMAAAIWSTPALEIGNYPAVSFVRFCENHGLLKFFRRPVWRTVDGGSRAYVERLTASFRDRIRLKAPVKAIRRLNGAVEITVPGAEPEWYDRVVIGAHADHALGLLVDRSTREAEVLGAFSYGVNETILHSDESLMPRRNRVWASWNYLARSGREGGERRKPCVTYWMNRLQGVGSRRPLFVTLSPLHSPAKHKVHWRGFYQHPLFNAATLAAQNQLWSLQGQSNTWFCGSYFGSGFHEDALQAGLAVGETLGGVQRPWAASGLRTVFAGARNLSSP from the coding sequence ATGCGCCATATTTCGCGGTCCGGCCGGCCCCTCAAAGTCGCCGTGGTGGGCACGGGTATCGCCGGTCTTTCCGCTGCATGGCTGCTGTCGCAGCGTCATGAGGTGACGGTGTTTGAGGCAGACGACCGCATCGGAGGGCACTGCCACACGGTGGACGCGGACAGTGCGGCGGTCGATACCGGCTTCATCGTCTATAACGAACTGACCTATCCGAACCTGGCGGCGCTGTTTCGCCACCTTGAAGTGCCGACGAAGGCCTCGGACATGTCCTTTGCGGTTTCCATGGATGACGGGCTTCTCGAATACTCTGGAAGCAGTCTCGCCGGTCTCTTTGCTCAGCGCAGCAATCTTGCAAGTCCACGCTTCTGGTCGATGCTGCGCGATCTGGTGCGTTTCTACAGGGAGGCGCCGGAGGGCGTGCGGAGCCTTGATCCCTCGGCAAGTCTCGACGACTACCTCAACGGTGCGGGGTTTGGAACGGCCTTCCGCGAGGATCATCTCTATCCGATGGCAGCCGCGATCTGGTCGACGCCGGCGCTCGAGATTGGCAACTATCCCGCGGTGTCGTTCGTCCGCTTTTGTGAAAATCACGGCCTCCTGAAATTCTTCCGCCGCCCCGTCTGGCGCACCGTGGATGGGGGCAGTCGTGCCTATGTCGAACGGCTTACCGCTTCCTTCCGCGATCGCATCCGTTTGAAAGCACCCGTGAAGGCAATCCGACGGCTTAACGGCGCGGTGGAGATAACGGTGCCAGGCGCGGAACCGGAATGGTACGACCGCGTCGTGATCGGCGCCCATGCCGACCACGCGCTTGGTCTTCTGGTTGACCGTTCGACACGAGAGGCCGAGGTCTTAGGCGCCTTTTCCTATGGCGTGAACGAAACGATTCTTCATAGCGACGAAAGCCTGATGCCGCGGCGCAATCGCGTCTGGGCGAGCTGGAACTATCTGGCGCGCTCGGGCCGCGAGGGCGGCGAGCGACGCAAGCCCTGTGTGACTTACTGGATGAACAGGCTCCAGGGCGTTGGGAGCCGACGTCCGCTCTTCGTGACGCTCAGCCCGCTCCATTCGCCGGCCAAGCACAAGGTGCACTGGCGGGGCTTCTATCAGCATCCGCTCTTTAACGCTGCGACCCTTGCGGCCCAGAACCAGCTCTGGTCGTTGCAAGGGCAGTCCAACACATGGTTTTGCGGCTCGTATTTCGGCTCCGGCTTCCACGAAGATGCCTTGCAGGCGGGGCTCGCAGTGGGTGAAACCCTCGGCGGCGTTCAACGACCTTGGGCGGCGTCCGGACTTCGGACCGTATTTGCAGGAGCGCGCAACCTGTCTTCGCCGTGA
- a CDS encoding DUF6328 family protein — protein MLTKGFAELGVLAKAVHCVALSSVAVATMLLMTPAAYHRIVYDGADIPAFYHIASRFLIAATAFLALGLAADIHVVIGKITESPAVANVTAVVVVLMLVGCWHLWPWWKRLQNGGV, from the coding sequence GTGCTGACGAAGGGATTCGCCGAGCTCGGCGTTCTGGCGAAAGCGGTTCATTGTGTGGCGCTGAGTTCGGTCGCGGTTGCTACCATGCTCTTGATGACGCCCGCAGCGTACCATCGTATCGTCTATGACGGCGCCGATATACCAGCGTTCTATCACATTGCGAGCCGCTTCCTGATTGCTGCCACGGCCTTTCTGGCATTGGGTTTGGCAGCTGACATTCACGTGGTGATCGGTAAGATCACTGAAAGTCCGGCCGTTGCAAACGTAACGGCAGTCGTGGTCGTCCTGATGCTCGTCGGGTGTTGGCATCTCTGGCCGTGGTGGAAGCGGCTGCAAAACGGCGGCGTCTGA
- a CDS encoding DUF6328 family protein, whose amino-acid sequence MSLAEKTKTALDELRMLMLGAQILLGFQLQAPFQDAFSDLSVFEKWIEAIVLCIMVLIIALLITPSARHRIVERGEATQRFIAFVTRISFLTLAPFSLALGLDLSIAIGRALGWLIGGVAGAFSGAVALGLWYGPTLISDNYRDTRMATSNEKTPTAARSTTS is encoded by the coding sequence GTGTCTCTGGCTGAGAAAACGAAGACGGCTCTTGACGAGTTGCGCATGCTGATGCTGGGCGCGCAAATCCTGCTCGGATTTCAGCTCCAGGCGCCGTTTCAAGATGCGTTTTCAGATCTGAGCGTCTTCGAGAAATGGATCGAAGCGATTGTTCTCTGCATCATGGTCCTAATCATCGCGCTTCTGATCACACCGAGTGCGCGTCATCGGATTGTCGAAAGGGGTGAAGCGACGCAGCGTTTCATCGCTTTTGTGACGCGGATTTCTTTTCTGACGCTAGCTCCGTTTTCGCTCGCACTTGGCTTGGACCTCAGCATTGCTATCGGTCGCGCTCTTGGCTGGTTGATCGGAGGCGTCGCCGGAGCCTTTAGTGGGGCCGTGGCACTTGGGCTTTGGTACGGACCCACGCTGATAAGCGACAACTACAGGGATACGAGAATGGCCACTTCCAATGAAAAAACACCGACTGCTGCAAGATCGACTACGTCCTGA
- a CDS encoding c-type cytochrome — protein sequence MRLKSVILIGVGTCGVAGILWFFSVPSPPFASDDRRFDGSGSVAKGRIVFAAGDCASCHSTPGQSDRLKLGGGMALASPFGTFRPPNISPDPVDGIGAWSAVDLANALIGGVSPRHTHYYPALPYTSFNSMTIADLNDLYAYLRTLRKVTGRAPQHDPAILSAARRLVGFWKLLFLRDDRWKRNGDVVHDRGAYLVESVAHCAECHSTRNVFGAIRPETRFAGGIDPQGTGFVPNITQERLSGWSENDLVEMLKTGKTPDHGQVGSSMVDVVTNTAMLSQSDRVAIARYIKTLPPVPTPHP from the coding sequence ATGCGCTTGAAATCCGTAATTCTTATCGGTGTTGGCACGTGTGGAGTGGCCGGCATCCTCTGGTTTTTTTCTGTACCATCACCGCCATTTGCCAGCGATGATCGGAGATTTGACGGTTCTGGAAGCGTCGCGAAGGGCCGGATCGTATTCGCAGCCGGCGATTGCGCCTCTTGTCACTCCACTCCGGGGCAATCCGACCGGCTTAAGTTGGGAGGCGGTATGGCGCTGGCGTCACCTTTTGGCACCTTTCGCCCGCCAAACATTTCACCAGACCCGGTAGACGGCATCGGTGCCTGGAGCGCCGTCGATCTCGCAAACGCCCTGATTGGGGGCGTTTCGCCGCGGCACACGCATTACTATCCAGCCCTTCCCTATACTAGTTTTAATAGCATGACGATCGCGGACCTTAACGACCTCTACGCCTATCTTCGCACGCTGCGGAAGGTCACCGGCCGGGCACCGCAACATGATCCGGCAATTCTATCCGCCGCACGGCGACTGGTTGGCTTCTGGAAACTGCTGTTCTTGCGCGACGATCGATGGAAGCGAAATGGCGATGTTGTCCATGACCGCGGGGCCTATCTCGTCGAAAGCGTCGCGCACTGTGCCGAGTGTCATTCGACCAGAAACGTCTTCGGTGCAATTCGCCCAGAAACCCGGTTTGCGGGCGGCATCGACCCGCAGGGGACGGGTTTCGTTCCGAACATCACCCAGGAAAGGTTAAGCGGTTGGTCGGAAAATGATCTCGTCGAAATGCTGAAAACCGGGAAGACCCCCGATCACGGCCAGGTCGGTTCGTCTATGGTGGACGTCGTGACGAATACCGCCATGCTGTCACAGAGTGACCGCGTCGCCATCGCACGCTACATTAAGACGCTTCCGCCCGTTCCTACTCCACACCCCTGA
- a CDS encoding c-type cytochrome, with product MSKVPLSHGAVWLVLTMVVSLAALVSTTELRHHRLKVNTAETLSGGDPSRAPEIFRRYGCAGCHAIPGVPGADGQVGPPLSELSQRLYIAGVLENSSDNLTAWVVSPQRFSPNSAMPPTGVSEKEARDLAAYLYAR from the coding sequence ATGTCTAAGGTTCCGCTTTCGCATGGCGCCGTCTGGCTGGTTTTGACTATGGTCGTCAGCCTTGCCGCATTGGTTTCAACCACTGAGTTGCGCCATCACCGGCTCAAGGTTAACACAGCCGAGACGCTGTCCGGCGGCGATCCTTCCCGTGCACCGGAGATTTTTCGCCGGTATGGTTGCGCGGGTTGCCATGCCATCCCGGGCGTGCCCGGGGCTGACGGGCAGGTTGGGCCTCCGCTCTCCGAGCTCTCCCAGCGGCTATACATCGCCGGGGTGCTGGAAAACAGCTCCGACAATCTCACCGCGTGGGTCGTGTCACCGCAGCGCTTCTCGCCGAACTCGGCGATGCCGCCTACGGGAGTCTCTGAGAAGGAAGCGCGGGATCTTGCCGCTTATCTTTACGCGCGTTGA
- a CDS encoding cytochrome c oxidase assembly protein: MSALIGLFTILMTASPAIAHGGEAHSGPQWTFDPWISLPLAIISLLYGLGLIKVWRRARRVGPIAQRILLFYAGVLSLAGALLSPLHWLGEHLFAFHMIEHEIVMVVSAPLMVIARPMGFLLWALPRRTRHLAGRAIHSPAMSKAWEWSTRTTNATILHGIAIWAWHVPTLFDAAFLSPHIHRLQHISFFATAILFWWALVWKSGHGVAGWHLFVTMMHTNILGALMALAPRAVYFAQTNTTLSWGLTPLQDQQLAGMIMWVPAGTVYAAACLTMFALWIYRSGRIGEQNV; encoded by the coding sequence ATGTCAGCGCTGATCGGGCTCTTTACCATTCTCATGACGGCGTCCCCTGCGATCGCCCATGGTGGCGAGGCTCATTCGGGACCTCAATGGACTTTCGATCCATGGATCTCGCTTCCGCTCGCGATAATCAGCTTGTTATACGGTTTGGGTCTCATCAAAGTCTGGCGTCGAGCGCGGCGCGTGGGCCCGATCGCCCAGCGAATTCTCTTATTCTATGCAGGGGTGCTGAGCTTGGCGGGTGCGCTCCTCTCCCCCCTTCACTGGCTCGGTGAACATCTCTTCGCGTTTCATATGATCGAGCACGAGATCGTTATGGTGGTCTCGGCGCCGTTGATGGTTATCGCCCGGCCAATGGGGTTCCTCCTGTGGGCATTGCCGAGGCGGACGCGTCATCTCGCTGGCAGAGCCATACACTCTCCTGCCATGTCGAAGGCGTGGGAATGGTCTACGCGCACGACCAACGCAACTATCCTCCACGGGATCGCGATTTGGGCCTGGCATGTGCCAACGCTTTTCGACGCCGCCTTTCTCAGTCCTCACATTCATCGGCTTCAGCACATCAGTTTCTTTGCCACGGCAATCCTGTTCTGGTGGGCCCTCGTCTGGAAAAGCGGCCACGGAGTGGCAGGCTGGCATCTCTTCGTCACGATGATGCATACCAACATCCTTGGGGCGCTTATGGCATTGGCGCCCCGCGCGGTTTACTTTGCTCAAACAAACACGACGCTCTCCTGGGGCCTGACACCGCTACAGGACCAACAACTGGCTGGAATGATCATGTGGGTTCCGGCTGGAACGGTTTACGCTGCCGCCTGTCTGACGATGTTTGCTTTGTGGATCTACCGGTCGGGTCGAATAGGGGAGCAAAATGTCTAA
- a CDS encoding cytochrome c oxidase subunit 3 gives MKTYVAQDLTTLPAHGFGTASPTWWGTLAFMLIEGTGFALTVAVYLYLMALAPRWPLNAPPPDLLPGTLLTAVLLLSLLPNILIARWARTQDLQRVRIGLIVMVVMGVVPLALRIFEFSAMQIAWDRNAYGSIVWVMLGLHTTHILTDLVDTLVLTCLMFSRHGKNPRRFGDVSDNAMYWNFVVATWLPLFLCLYWVPRL, from the coding sequence ATGAAAACCTACGTCGCCCAGGACTTGACGACATTGCCGGCACACGGGTTTGGCACCGCGAGCCCGACTTGGTGGGGGACGCTCGCTTTCATGCTGATCGAGGGCACCGGCTTTGCCCTCACGGTCGCAGTTTACCTGTATCTCATGGCCCTGGCGCCGCGCTGGCCACTCAACGCGCCGCCGCCCGATCTCCTTCCTGGAACTCTGCTTACGGCTGTCCTTCTTTTAAGTCTCTTACCAAATATCCTCATCGCTCGATGGGCGCGGACACAAGACCTTCAAAGAGTACGCATCGGGCTGATCGTCATGGTCGTAATGGGCGTGGTTCCCTTGGCACTGCGCATTTTTGAGTTTTCGGCTATGCAGATCGCATGGGATCGGAACGCCTATGGGTCGATCGTATGGGTGATGCTCGGCCTACACACGACGCATATTCTTACCGACCTCGTTGACACATTGGTTTTAACCTGCCTGATGTTTTCACGTCATGGCAAAAATCCTCGCCGTTTCGGAGATGTCTCCGATAATGCGATGTATTGGAACTTCGTTGTCGCGACGTGGTTACCGTTATTCCTGTGCCTTTACTGGGTACCGCGCCTATGA
- the ctaD gene encoding cytochrome c oxidase subunit I, with amino-acid sequence MTTTAEDPDLRDTLLEDAELNRRLAATWNTASGIWGALSTVDHKIIGRRYIVTAFVFLALGGVLAIAMRLQLAQPEARLIGPDRYNQIFTMHGANMMFLFAVPVMEAIAVYLVPLMVGTRNIAFPRLNAFSYWVYLAGGLLLWVAFAIDAGPDVGWFAYVPLSGPEYGAGKRADIWAQMITFTELSALAVSVEIVVTVFKQRAPGMTLDRIPLFVWSMLVTSFLVILAMPAIMIASSSLILDRLVGTHFFNPAEGGDVLLWQHLFWFFGHPEVYIIFLPAVGMVSTIVATFTGRPVFGYLAMVVALVATGILSFGLWVHHMFVAGLPRVGESFFTASSMAIAVPAGLQVFCWIATIWAGKPVFKTPFLFVTGFIVTFVVGGLTGVMVASVPLDTQVHDTYFVVAHFHYVLVGGAVFPLLGAIYYWFPKITGRMMSETLGRWVFGLIFIGFNLTFFPMHILGLQGMPRRIYTYQPEMPWAGLNLFVSLSALLLAVGFLLFFMDALRSVRSGRTASANPWGATTLEWATSSPPPAYNFSRLPVVKSLQPLMDNPHVLDVACGLSVHRRELIVSTVIEARPEARESSPTASIWPLWSAVATSILLIWSIFTPWAVVWGSIPVAIALTGWFWPKGTPEDDA; translated from the coding sequence ATGACCACGACGGCTGAGGACCCAGATCTTCGCGACACTCTGCTAGAAGACGCGGAACTCAACCGCCGTCTGGCGGCCACGTGGAATACGGCGTCGGGGATTTGGGGCGCTCTTTCAACGGTCGATCACAAAATCATCGGTCGCCGCTACATCGTGACCGCATTTGTGTTCCTTGCTCTGGGCGGTGTGCTGGCGATCGCCATGCGGCTGCAACTCGCGCAGCCGGAAGCCAGGTTAATTGGGCCCGACCGTTACAATCAAATTTTCACGATGCACGGCGCCAACATGATGTTTCTGTTTGCCGTGCCGGTGATGGAGGCAATAGCCGTTTATCTCGTTCCCCTCATGGTCGGCACGCGCAATATCGCGTTCCCGCGTCTCAATGCGTTTTCCTATTGGGTCTATCTTGCGGGAGGATTGTTGCTTTGGGTGGCCTTTGCAATCGACGCAGGTCCTGACGTCGGCTGGTTTGCCTATGTGCCTCTTTCAGGGCCAGAATATGGGGCGGGAAAGCGAGCCGACATCTGGGCTCAGATGATTACCTTTACCGAATTGTCCGCGCTTGCGGTCTCGGTTGAAATCGTCGTGACGGTGTTCAAACAACGCGCGCCTGGAATGACGCTCGACCGAATCCCCCTGTTTGTCTGGTCGATGCTGGTGACTTCGTTTCTCGTCATCCTGGCAATGCCGGCAATCATGATCGCAAGCTCGAGCCTAATCCTGGATCGCCTCGTCGGTACGCACTTTTTCAATCCCGCCGAAGGCGGTGACGTGCTTTTATGGCAGCACTTGTTCTGGTTCTTCGGCCATCCGGAAGTGTACATCATTTTCCTGCCGGCTGTCGGAATGGTATCGACGATCGTTGCGACGTTTACCGGCCGTCCTGTATTCGGATATCTCGCGATGGTCGTGGCGCTCGTCGCTACCGGAATCCTTTCCTTCGGCCTCTGGGTCCACCACATGTTCGTCGCGGGTCTGCCGCGTGTGGGCGAGAGTTTTTTCACGGCTTCGAGCATGGCAATTGCGGTGCCTGCGGGCCTTCAGGTCTTTTGCTGGATCGCAACCATTTGGGCTGGCAAACCAGTATTCAAGACGCCATTTCTGTTCGTGACCGGCTTCATCGTCACCTTCGTTGTGGGTGGCCTCACCGGCGTAATGGTGGCGTCAGTGCCGTTGGATACGCAGGTCCATGATACGTATTTCGTCGTGGCCCATTTCCACTACGTCCTTGTTGGAGGCGCCGTATTCCCCTTGCTGGGCGCCATCTATTACTGGTTCCCGAAGATAACGGGTCGGATGATGAGCGAGACGCTGGGTCGCTGGGTCTTCGGGCTGATTTTTATAGGCTTTAACCTGACCTTCTTCCCCATGCACATCCTCGGACTTCAAGGCATGCCAAGACGAATTTATACATATCAGCCCGAAATGCCGTGGGCCGGATTAAACCTGTTTGTCAGCTTAAGTGCCCTCCTCCTTGCCGTCGGATTCCTCTTGTTTTTTATGGACGCACTGCGCAGCGTCAGATCCGGTCGTACCGCCTCGGCAAATCCCTGGGGTGCCACAACACTCGAGTGGGCGACATCGTCACCGCCACCCGCTTACAATTTCAGTCGTTTGCCGGTTGTCAAAAGCCTCCAGCCTTTGATGGATAATCCCCATGTGCTTGATGTTGCCTGTGGTCTCAGTGTTCACCGTCGCGAGCTAATCGTCAGCACTGTCATAGAGGCTCGTCCGGAGGCTCGCGAGTCGTCGCCCACCGCTTCCATCTGGCCGCTCTGGTCGGCTGTCGCGACGTCGATACTGCTGATCTGGTCAATATTCACGCCATGGGCGGTTGTTTGGGGCTCGATCCCGGTCGCAATTGCTCTTACGGGTTGGTTCTGGCCGAAAGGCACGCCGGAGGACGATGCATGA
- the coxB gene encoding cytochrome c oxidase subunit II, with product MKSSGLLIVMSTVAITRACTANQSALGAQGAPAIHLEQLIIGFITMCFVVWILVMTALAWGLLRDRSIQGWRPSDQRLTAIVAFAVGATVIVISGLTIWSFLTTRNIGSPDAAGLTIMVRGKQWWWQVVYTDPDPSRSFETANEIHIPVGQDVRIVLEASDVIHSFWVPSLAGKQDMIPGRSNALLLRAERPGIYRGQCAEFCGLQHSHMAIAVIAESPGEFEQWAAAQRSDGVSSEEPDAVAGKVTFLAKPCAACHTVRGTPAKGKTGPDLTHVADRATIATGLLETTRGSLAAWIADPQTLKPGNNMPVVPLSSVELRNISAYMESLK from the coding sequence ATGAAATCGTCCGGCTTGCTCATTGTTATGTCGACCGTTGCGATAACCCGCGCATGCACTGCCAATCAGTCGGCGCTTGGGGCCCAGGGAGCTCCTGCGATCCACCTCGAGCAACTGATCATCGGTTTCATCACCATGTGCTTCGTTGTCTGGATTCTGGTGATGACAGCGCTTGCCTGGGGGCTCCTGCGCGACCGCTCGATACAAGGTTGGCGACCGTCCGATCAACGGCTGACGGCGATTGTAGCCTTTGCTGTGGGAGCGACCGTCATCGTCATTTCGGGGCTGACCATCTGGAGCTTTTTAACGACGCGCAACATTGGTAGCCCGGATGCCGCCGGCCTCACTATTATGGTCAGAGGAAAGCAATGGTGGTGGCAGGTCGTTTATACTGACCCGGATCCTTCCCGCAGCTTTGAAACAGCAAATGAAATCCACATTCCGGTCGGACAGGATGTCCGCATCGTGCTTGAAGCCTCGGATGTCATTCATTCATTCTGGGTACCGAGCCTTGCTGGAAAGCAGGATATGATACCAGGACGATCGAACGCTCTCCTCCTACGTGCTGAGCGGCCGGGCATCTACCGAGGGCAGTGCGCGGAATTTTGTGGGCTCCAACACAGCCATATGGCCATCGCCGTCATTGCCGAAAGCCCTGGCGAGTTCGAGCAGTGGGCAGCAGCGCAGCGAAGCGATGGTGTGTCATCCGAGGAGCCAGATGCTGTGGCGGGCAAGGTCACGTTCCTGGCCAAACCGTGCGCCGCCTGTCATACGGTCAGAGGCACGCCGGCCAAAGGTAAGACCGGTCCGGACCTCACACACGTGGCAGACCGGGCAACGATTGCGACCGGCCTGCTTGAAACGACGCGCGGATCGCTCGCGGCTTGGATTGCCGATCCACAAACCCTGAAGCCCGGCAACAACATGCCGGTCGTACCGTTGAGCAGTGTGGAACTGCGGAACATCTCTGCTTACATGGAAAGCCTCAAATGA
- a CDS encoding c-type cytochrome, translating into MMASLIPIAAAALLGWERQPREFRLEPALAADLDNLRLMPNGISGAPPESYFARGKPYEADSYSLSQGKRLYTWFGCQSCHGDGRGNGGPSFLDGWWLYGPEVVSIVASIRDGRPQGMPAFKDRMTIEQIWQLAGYVQTIGAYQAKMAATGRNDDAHTRPAENRRPAAILFQEGPVAVHPNQGQSP; encoded by the coding sequence ATGATGGCGTCGCTTATCCCCATAGCTGCGGCCGCATTGCTCGGTTGGGAGCGCCAGCCAAGAGAGTTCCGGTTAGAACCCGCTCTTGCTGCAGATTTGGACAATTTGCGGTTGATGCCCAACGGCATCAGCGGAGCACCGCCTGAAAGCTATTTTGCGCGCGGCAAGCCGTATGAAGCCGACTCCTACAGTCTTAGCCAGGGCAAACGCCTTTATACCTGGTTTGGGTGCCAATCCTGTCATGGCGATGGTCGCGGCAATGGTGGACCATCCTTCCTCGATGGCTGGTGGCTCTACGGACCGGAGGTCGTATCGATCGTCGCCTCTATTCGAGACGGTCGACCACAGGGCATGCCGGCCTTCAAGGATAGGATGACGATCGAGCAGATCTGGCAACTTGCCGGATATGTGCAGACGATCGGGGCCTATCAGGCAAAAATGGCGGCGACGGGAAGAAACGACGATGCGCACACAAGGCCAGCCGAAAACAGAAGGCCCGCAGCGATCCTCTTTCAAGAGGGGCCGGTGGCGGTCCACCCGAACCAGGGGCAATCACCATGA